In Lepidochelys kempii isolate rLepKem1 chromosome 10, rLepKem1.hap2, whole genome shotgun sequence, a single window of DNA contains:
- the LOC140918390 gene encoding hemoglobin subunit pi, whose amino-acid sequence MTLTQAEKAAVIAIWGKIAAQADALGTESLERLFSSFPQTKTYFPHFDLSQGSAQLHDHGSKVLGAIGEAVKNIDNITGALATLSELHAYILRVDPVNFKLLSHCILCSVAAHFPNDFTPEVHAAWDKFLSKISSVLTEKYR is encoded by the exons ATGACTCTGACTCAAGCTGAGAAGGCTGCAGTAATTGCCATTTGGGGAAAGATAGCTGCCCAAGCTGATGCCCTTGGGACCGAGTCGCTGGAGAG GCTTTTTTCAAGCTTCCCCCAGACCAAGACCTATTTTCCTCATTTCGATCTCAGCCAAGGTTCTGCTCAGCTTCATGACCATGGCTCCAAGGTCCTGGGTGCTATTGGTGAGGCTGTCAAGAACATCGATAACATTACAGGTGCCTTGGCCACACTTAGTGAGCTGCATGCCTACATCCTCCGAGTCGATCCGGTGAACTTCAAG CTGCTTTCCCATTGCATTCTGTGCTCTGTGGCTGCCCACTTTCCCAACGACTTCACCCCAGAAGTCCATGCTGCATGGGACAAGTTCCTGTCCAAGATTTCTTCGGTGCTGACTGAGAAGTATAGATAA
- the LOC140918392 gene encoding hemoglobin subunit alpha-D-like, which yields MLAADEKRLILLTWNKVLGHQEDFGAEALERMFTVYPQTKTYFPHFDLRPDSKHIRWHGKKVVAALGDAVRHIDNISEALSGLSNLHVYSLRVDPVNFKLLCHCFQVVLAVHLADKYTPQVHLAYDKFLAAVSAVLTKKYR from the exons ATGCTGGCCGCAGACGAGAAACGGCTGATCCTACTCACCTGGAACAAGGTGCTGGGCCACCAGGAGGACTTTGGGGCCGAGGCCCTGGAGAG GATGTTCACCGTCTACCCACAGACCAAGACCTACTTCCCCCACTTCGACCTGCGCCCTGACTCGAAGCACATCCGCTGGCACGGGAAGAAGGTGGTGGCCGCCCTGGGGGACGCCGTGAGGCACATCGACAACATCAGCGAGGCGCTCTCCGGGCTCAGCAACCTGCATGTCTACTCGCTGCGGGTGGACCCGGTCAACTTCAAG ctgctgtgccactgcttCCAGGTGGTGCTGGCCGTGCACCTGGCAGACAAGTACACCCCGCAGGTGCACCTCGCCTATGACAAGTTCCTGGCCGCCGTCTCTGCGGTGCTGACCAAGAAGTACCGGTGA